One window of the Falco biarmicus isolate bFalBia1 chromosome 2, bFalBia1.pri, whole genome shotgun sequence genome contains the following:
- the TPBGL gene encoding trophoblast glycoprotein-like — MARRQARAAGGGRWLPWLGLALLPLALPPAAAPGGCPSACYCVATPELVQCRYERLEEPPRELPATVHNLSIAGSNLSVLHRAAFAARPRPDLRLLRLRHDNIHTIEDMALQGLPALRTLDLSHNPLLSVAPGAFAGVPLLRTLQLNQALLAAPLEEQLALALRNLSLRRLELAGNALRALPATLLPAGLEELDLRNNSLQRLAAPELRSLEAPGLRGLRLTLGSNPLSCDCALRPFLAWLRAATTRVSDARSLRCAQPPLLRGATLLRLRPEGLVCTAAEGGEPGQLETASYVFFGIVLALIGIVFLMVLYLNRRGIKRWLHNLREACRDQMEGYHYRYEQDADPRCTSAISTPGL; from the coding sequence ATGGCCCGCAGGCaggcgcgggcggcgggcggcgggcgctggTTGCCCTGGCTAGGACTCGCCTTGCTGCCGCTGGCAttgccccccgccgccgcccccgggggcTGCCCCTCCGCCTGCTACTGCGTGGCCACCCCGGAGCTGGTGCAGTGCCGGTACGAGAGGCTGGAGGAACCCCCGAGGGAGCTGCCGGCCACCGTGCACAACCTCAGCATCGCGGGCAGCAACCTGAGCGTGCTGCACCGCGCCGCCTtcgccgcccgcccgcggccggACCTGCGCCTGCTCCGCCTGCGCCACGACAACATCCACACCATCGAGGACATGGCCCTGCAAGGGCTGCCCGCCCTCCGCACCCTCGACCTGAGCCACAACCCGCTGCTGTCGGTGGCCCCCGGCGCCTTCGCCGGCGTGCCACTGCTGCGCACGCTACAGCTGAACCAGGCGCTGCTGGCCGCCCCGCTGGAGGAGCAGCTCGCCCTGGCCCTGCGCAACCTCAGCTTGAGGCGCTTGGAGCTGGCAGGCAACGCGCTGCGGGCGCTGCCAGCCACCCTGCTGCCCGCCGGCCTGGAGGAGCTGGACCTGCGGAACAACTCGCTGCAGCGGCTGGCGGCCCCTGAGCTGCGGAGCCTGGAAgcgccggggctgcgggggctgcggcTCACGCTGGGGTCCAACCCGCTGAGTTGCGACTGCGCCCTGCGCCCGTTCCTTGCCTGGCTGCGCGCTGCCACCACCCGTGTGTCCGACGCCCGCAGCCTGCGCTGCGCCCAGCCGCCACTGCTGCGCGGGGCCACCCTGCTGCGCCTGCGGCCCGAGGGGCTGGTGTGCACGGCTGCTGAGGGCGGCGAGCCCGGTCAGCTGGAGACGGCCTCTTACGTCTTCTTCGGCATCGTGTTGGCCCTCATCGGCATCGTCTTCCTCATGGTGCTCTACCTGAACCGCCGCGGCATCAAGCGTTGGCTCCACAACCTCCGCGAGGCTTGTCGTGACCAGATGGAGGGCTACCACTACCGCTACGAGCAGGACGCCGATCCCCGCTGTACCAGTGCCATCAGCACCCCCGGCCTCTGA